The nucleotide sequence CTTTTTTAACCTTAGAAAGTTGTTCCGCGACTAATTGGCGTGGCAAATATGTGCCTACGTCATCGTTAAAAACGATAGTCACCACAGATAATCCGAATCTGGAAACCGAACGAATTTCTTTAACCTCCGGTAAATTCCCCATCGCAACTTCTACGGGATAGGTTACAAATTGCTCGATATCTTCGGTGCCCAAATTAGGCGCCTGTGTAATTATTTGAATTTGGTTATTGGTAATATCGGGTTGTGCATCTACAGGCACTTGTTGCATACTCCAAACTCCGGCAGCAATCAGCACTATGGTAAATAACCCGACGATAAATTTGTTATTGACAGAAAAGTCAATGATTCTATTAATCATCAGAAAATTGATTTAAATTCAGAAATAGGAAACAAGAAGAAGTTTATTGCTGAAAAAATTAAGCCTAAATTCTTCTAAAATTAAATGATTTTCACTTCTGAACTAAACCTGCGGAGGCGGTATAAAATGATCTGTAAACGCTGAAGATGTTGTGATTAAATAACCAAAATGTGTACTTAAAACCGAAGGATTAGAAATTTCAAAACTCGGCAAATTATAGGTCATCATATGATTATGACAGCATTGGCAGTAACAAAATGGTGTACATAGATCAGCTGCGCCATCATGATCGCTATGACTTTCTACGACATAAGTGCGCTCTTCACTATCGCTTGCAGCATCTGAACATGGCAAAAAGCTAAGCGACAAGAATAAAACAGCTAATATGATTCCTATAATTTTCACATTTCAAATATAACATAGCGTATCTGCAATAGCATTGCAATTATTCAAAATTAGTTGCTGATCTTCTAAATTCCTAAAATCGACTTAAAGTTTTTATAATTTCTAGCATCTGTTCGCTACTGAAATTCTTTAAGCTTAATAATTCTGTATCTTTAAAAGAAAAGACCTAACATGAAGTTTTTCATTAATAAACCAGAGGACGCTGTAAACGAATCTATAGAAGGTTTACTTACCGATCCTAAATTAACCAAATTAGACACTTTCCCAGAAGTTCGTGTAGTTACCCGAAAAGAAATCGATAAATCTAAAGTTGCCATCATTTCTGGTGGTGGTTCTGGGCACGAACCTATGCATGCCGGTTTTGTTGCTAAAGGAATGCTTACGGCCGCTGTTTGCGGAGACATTTTCGCTTCGCCTTCTGTAGATGCAGTACTCGCGGCTATTTTAGCTGTAAGTGGCGATAAGGGTTGCTTACTCGTAATTAAAAATTATACCGGTGATCGATTAAATTTTGGACTTGCTGCAGAACAAGCAAGAGCCATGGGCCATAAGGTAGAAACTGTAATTGTAGGGGACGATATTGCCTTGGGAACAGACACTCAGCAACGTGGCTTAGCCGGAACGCTACTAGTGCATAAAGTTTCCGGACAATTAGCTGAAGAAGGCAAGTCTCTAGAAGAAGTATTGAAGGCTGCAAAAAAAGTAGCCGAGAGTGCAGTGTCTATTGGACTTTCACTCACCGAAGGCCAAAAATTCAACAATCCTGAAGAATCAAGATTAGATGATTCTGAAGCTGAATTAGGTTTGGGAATTCACGGAGAGCCCGGTGTCGATGTTATCAAAATGGATAAAGCCGATGCGCTAATTAAAAAAGCTTTAGCAGAATTAAAAAAATATCTTTCTGATGAAGATGAAAAATATGTGTTGCTTTTTAATAATCTTGGAAGTGTAACGCCGCTTGAGATGAATTTATTAGTGCATAGTTTCGATAAAACCGATCTTGCTTCTAAAGTGAAATATTTGGTAGGTCCTACAGCAATGACAACTTCGCTGAATATGAACGGGTTTTCAATCACTTTACTGAAATTAGATGAAGAAATAGAAAAAGCCTTATTAGAGACTACTGAAACTCCCGAATGGCGCATACGAGAATATGCCAAACCAAGCAGCATTAAAAGCCCAGAGCTCCCTAAAAAGATGCAGTTTGAACCTTCAGAAAACGAACATAACAAGAAAGTAGTTCAGGAAATCTCAGCGCATCTAATCGAGATGGAAAAAGAAATGAACGATCTGGACGAAAAAGTTGGCGATGGCGATGCAGGATCCACTTTTGCCGGTGCCGGTAAAAAATTCAAAAGCATTTCAGATGAGTTACCTTATGCTTCTTTACCCGAATTATTTACGACAATTGGCCGAGTATTAGCAAGAGAAACCGGTGGTTCTAGTGGTGTTTTACTATCTATGCTTTTCACCAAAGCAGGCAGTAGTTTGGAAGATGATGATAATGTTGGAAAAGCATTATTAAACGGATTAGAGAAAATGAAATCCTACGGAGGTGCTGAAAAAGGCGATCGTACTATGATTGATGCAATGCAACCGGCCTTTGAAGCTTTAAGCGAAGGAAAATCGATGGATAAAGCTGCTGAAGCTGCTCGTAAAGGCGCTGATGAAACCGCGAATATCACGAATACAAAATCTGGTAGAAGCTCTTATTTATCAGAATCAAGCCTGGAAGGTATTCCTGATCCAGGCGCTGAAATGGTAGCCAGAGTTTTTGAAAAATTAGTTAAGATTCTTTAAATCTGAATTAAAAAAAGTGGTTTAAAAAGCACGAAAATCAACTTTTTAAACCACTTCTTTTTTATCCATTTTGAAATAGTCTACTGCCAGCCACCGCCAAGGTTACGGTACAATTCTACATTCGCTATTAAAAGTTGTTTTTTGATATTGATCAAATTCAGTTCACTTTCCAAAGCGTCACTTTGTGCGGTAAGTACTTCAAGATAATTGGCATAACCTCCTCTAAACAACATTCCGGCATCTTTTAGACCTTTCTGGGTTACTTCAATTCTTTCTTCAGCTATATTATATTCTTCTTTCAGCTTATCCATTTTTGCCAGAGAATTTGAGACATCTGCAATTGCTTCAATAAGATGATCTTTAAAATCTAACTGTGCAATTTCTTTTTGCGTACGCGCAACATTATAGTTGGTTTTCAGTTTTCTATTATTAAAAATCGGCTGAAAAATAGCCCCATTTAACAAAGCAAACCCAGAACTCACAGGATCTAAAAATTCATCTAACTTAAACGAATTTAACCCTGCCGAAGCGCCAATGGTTAAAGATGGATAGCGTAATGCGTTGGCCACACCCGCATCTGCATTTGCTGCAATAAGTTCGTATTCCGACATGGCAACATCAGGTCTATTTTTGATCAATTCTAAAGGAATACCTTTATCATATCGTTTCTGAAATTCAATATCCTCAAAAGAAGTTTCAATATTAATTGAACGAGGGGAACGACCTAATAATCCATTTAGTTTATTTTCCATAATCACATACTGACGCTCCAACTGCGGAATTAAAGTTTTCGCTTTTAGTTTCTGTGATTTGGTCTGTTGAATTGCCAGCGAAGTGGACTCTCCCGCATCATATTGCAATTGCACAATATTTAAGGTGCTATCATTTAAAGCATAGTTTTTCCGCGCAACTTCAATTTGAGATTTAAGCATTACCAGATTAAAATATGTCGAAGCAACCTCAGCAATTAAAGAAGTTTGCACTGCATTCTTAAACTCCTTACTTTTCATAAATTCGGCTCTGGCAGCTTCTTTTTGCCATCTCAATTTCCCCCAAAGATCCAGCTCCCAGTTGGCCTGCAGTGCAGAAGAATATTCTAATCTTTCAGTATAAAGACTGCTTGGAGGATTTTCGCCATGATTCCTGCGAGATCTGTTAGAACCGTAATTATTGTAATTTTCAGAATAATAATCTCTACGATAATCGGCCGGCCGTGCATTTAAAGACGGAAAAAAATTGGCTTTAGATTGTGCTAATTCTTCCATCCCAATTTGCATGTTTTTCATGGCTTTTTTAAGGTCGATATTATTCACCAAAGCCGTATCTATTAACGACTGCAAGGTACTATCTTCTATATATTCTTTCCACGGAATTTCAGACATCGGGATAGTATCGGTATCAATTTCAGCAAGATTTAAAGAATCTGTTTCCACCGAATCCAGGTCTTTTTCTCCTGAATAATATTCCGCTGAAATATCTTCTTTAAACTCTGGGCGTGTATATTCTTCTCCAACTTTACAGCTTACCACGCTTATCATTGCAAAAACTCCTATAAGCGATTTTATAAATCCTGTTGAATATTCAAATCTTCTATCTATAGTTATAGCTGAAAAAAAAGTCATTTTCATCTTTAATTTTTTAGTTGATTTTGGTTTAATCTGCATAACGTTCCAAATTCATTTTATCATGAAGGATCTGGAATACATAGGCCAGTAACGGAATAATAAAAATCCCCAGAACAATACCACTAATCATTCCGCCAGCAGTACCAATACTAACCGAGTGATTTCCTTGTGCCGAAGAACCTTCAGCAAACATTAACGGAACTAAACCAACGGTAAATGCTAATGAGGTCATGATTATCGGTCGAATTCTTAAAGCACTAGCTTCTACCACCGCATCAAAAGCCGTAAACCCAGCACGCCTTTTTTGCGCCACAAATTCTACAATTAGAATCGCATTTTTAGCTAATAATCCAATAAGCATTATGATCCCGATCTGTACATAAATATTGTTATCGATACCCGCTAAATTAATCGCAGTAAAAACTCCGAATATTCCCACCGGTAAGGATAGCATTACTGCCAATGGCAATAGAAAACTTTCGTATTGCGAAGCCAGAATAAAATACACCAGTAGAATGATGATTATGAATACGATGATCGTATCGCCGCCAGAGTTTTTCTCTTCTAAACTCATGCTCGTCCACTCATAGCTTAAAGTTGCAGGCAGTTTTTCTTCTGTAAGCTCTTCAATCATATTCATTACATCACCTGTACTATAACCTTCTGCCGGAGTCACATTTATTTTTGCCGCATTGTATAGATTATATCGATTTACGACTTCTGGCCCATAAGTTTGTTTCAGTTTAACAATCGTATTTACCGGCACCATATCGCCCAGATCATTTTTCACAAAAATGCTATTAAAGGATTCCGGAGATTCTCTAAACTGAATATCAGACTGCATATAAACACCATACTGACGGCTAAACCTATTAAAATCTCCCGGCTGAACTCTACCAAAGTACGATTGAATCGTAAACATCATATCTTTGACGCTTACCCCCATACTTTTGGCTTTTTCGTAATCGATATCTAAGCGATATTGTGGAAAATTAGGATTGAATGAAGTAAAAGCATTCTCTACCGACTCTTGATTATTTAAGGTGTTTATAAATTCGTTCACGATTTGCCCAAACTCACCTAAATCGCCATCTGCTCTATCCTGAAGCATAAACTGCACCCCATCAAAATTACCAAATCCCTGGATGGTTGGTCTTGGATACATATTAAAATCTGTTTCAGGAATATCATTCAGCTTGCTCAATAAATTTTTAATTACTGGTTTTATTTCCTGGATTTCACCTCGATCGTGAGCCGACTTTAATTGTATGTAAGCCAATCCTGATGATGGACTATTTGCATTGTCTACCACATTAAATCCTGAAACGGTATTTACTCCTTTTACAGCAGGTTGTTGTTGTAAAATAGAATCTGCTTTTCTAAGGGCTACGTTTGTACGGTGTAGCGAAGATCCTTCAGGCATCTTCATAGATAATATTAGAAAATTATCATCTTCCGTAGGGATAAATCCACTAGGTGTAATTTTCGATAAAAATACGGTTGCTCCTATAATTAAAGCTAAAGCTCCTAGCCCGATCCATTTATGACCCAGCGTCCATCGTACAATTCCTAAATACTTCTTTGTAAATCTATCGAAGAAATTATCGAATTTCCTAAAACCTTTGTTTCGCAATATTTTGGCTTTTCTATAATGTCTATAATTAGACACTGCTTTAGCCATTCCTCGTTTTTCTTTGTTTTTATTTTTTCCTGCAAAAAATATTTTACTCAAAACAGGGGTTAGTGTTAATGCATTTATTGCTGAAATTAATACTGCAAAAATGATTGTATAGGCAAACTCCTGATAGAACACACCTACCGGCCCGCTTAAAAATCCAACTGGTAAAAACACTGCGGCGATTACCACGGTAATGGATATAATGGCACCTGTAATCTCGTCCATCGCTGAACGTACCGCTTCTTTTACGGGCATGTTGTGATGCGTCATTTTTTCGTGAATCGCTTCCATCACTACAATAGCGTCATCTACCACAATACCAATGGCGAGTACTAATGAGAACATACTAAGGACATTCATGGAAGCGCCTATAATATTTAAGAAAAAGAAAGTTCCTAATAAAGAGGCAGGGATTGAAATTGCTGTAATTAAAGTTGCTCTAAAGTCCTGAAGAAAGATAAACACCACTAAAAATACTAGAATAAAAGCTTCTACTAAGGTATGCTCTACCTGACTCATCGATTCGTCAATCTGATCCCGAACACTGTAGGTAATTTCATAATGAACATCCTCTGGAAATAATCGCGATTGCTGCTCTAATATTTCACGAATTTTGCCATCGATTTCCATGGCATTTGCACCATTCTGTTGCACGATATCTATCGTAACCGATGGTTTACCGTCTAACCTATTCTCACTTGTATAATTAGAAGCTCCAAACTCAACTCTTGCAATATCCCTTAGATGTAAAACTGTTTCGTCCTTAGTTTTGATAACCAGATTCTCATAATCCTCGGGTTGATTAAAACGCCCGTCATGCTTCATGATAATTTCAAAAAGCTCTTCAGAATTTTCTCCAAATTTTCCGGGAGCAGCTTCAAAGTTTTGATCTTGTATCTGATCGTAAACATCACGCGGAGTTAATTGGTAAGAAGCCATTTTTTGAGGATTCAACCATATTCTCATGGCGTAATCTCGTTGCCTAAGAATTGAAGCCTGTGCTAACCCATCTACACGTTTTAATTCTCGCCGTATATTTATTCTGGTAAAGGCATTCAGGAAAGTTTCGTCATAAGTAGGATCGTCACTGTAAATATTGATTGTCATGATACTCCCCTTCATCCTTTTTGTTACTGAAATACCAGCTTCGGTAACTTCTTGCGGAATCATCGATGTAATTGTCGATATTCTATTTTGAATATCGACCGCAGCTAAATCTGGATCTGTGCCCGGTTTAAAATAAACGGTAACTCGCCCTCTACCTGAATTGGTTGCAGTAGAGTTGGCATAGGACATATTCTCTGTACCGTTTATAGCCTCTTCTATTGGTAATAATACAGATTTGGCTACTGTCTCTGCATTACCACCAGGATAATAAACCTGCACACTAACACTTGGAGGTGCGATTTCTGGAAAACGTTCTACCGGTAAAGAAGTAATACTAGCAGCCCCGGCAATAAGCAATATGATGGTGATAACCAGTGTAAGGACTGGCCTTTTTACTATTTTCTTAAACATGTATTTAGGGTTTGGTTCGGCTTAAAAAAAACTTATTATTGAAGTTGCGATAATAATCGACCTCTCTCGATCGGTTTTACTTTTATCCCGTTAGCCAATTTATCAAGGCCTGAAAGAACAATGCGATCGTCTGGAGAAAGACTTTCAGCACTTACGATATAGTTATCGCCAGATCTACCTTTGGTTATAATCTCTCGGCGTTGTGCTATATTATTTTCATCAAGAATAAATACGAATTTTTTATCCTGAATAAATGTGGTCGCACTTTGTGGAACCAAAATAGCATTCGGATAAATTTCTTCCATTAAAATTTTACCGGTGTTTCCTGATCTTAACAATGTATCTGGATTTTGAAATCTGGCTCTTAAAGTAATAGAACCGGTAGTTTTATCAATTTGCCCTGAATTAGCATCGATCTGCCCTGAATACTCATAAACCGATTCGTCTGCAAGAACCAATTTTACTTTACTGTTCATTTTATTAGAAAGAGTATCATTTTTTGCCCTTTCATAATACAGGTAATCTGACTCACTCATGGAAAAATAGACGTAAATATCGTCTACTTTCGATAGTACGGTAAGTGGTTTTTCATCGGTTTGCTTTACCACATTACCAGGAGATTTAGGAATTCTACCCATAAATCCGCTTACTGGAGCTTTTATAGTGGTAAAATCTAGATTGATCCTCATATTAGCCGCTTGTGCCTGCGCTCTTTGCAGAGAAGATAAAGCTACCTGATAATCGGCTTCTACAGATTTCTTTCGAACTTCAGAGATTACTTCATTATCAATTAAAGGCTGCAAACGTTCTAAATCGCTTTTGGCTTTTTCTACTTTAGCTCTTTCCAAAGCAACATTGGCTCTAGCATTTTTATAGTCTTCCATATAGGGTTGACTATTCACTTTGAATAAATCCTGCCCTTTTTCTACAAAATCACCTTCATCTACATAAATTTCTTCTAAAATACCATCTACCTGAGGTCGAATTTCAACGGTTTCGACACCTTCAATAGAGCCAATATATTCAAAGCCCTTCGAAGCATTTTGCTCTTGTAATGATATTACCGGTAATGGTAGCCCTTCATCTTCTTTTTCTTCTTCTTTACAAGAGTGTAAACTAAGTAGTACAAAAGAGAATACTATTAAGGTAAATCGATTTAAAACTGATAGGTTATACTTGTTCTTCATGTTCCAGATTTTTTCTGCCACAGAAAAAGCAATTTGCGTACCGCTACATTTCAAACGTTTTAGAACCTCAATTTTAAGGCTATTTTAAGAATTTTTGGGGTTTTCTACACTAATCACCACCACACAATCTGTTGATTAATGCCACAAAGTTTTAAAAGAATTGGTTGAAGAAGTAAATGAAATGATCTAAAAAACAAAAAAGCCTCTTCCCGAATTAACGGAAAAAAGCTTCTCATTGGTATCTTTCAATTATTGAAAGGCTACCTACAAGTTCCAATCTCTTGGAACAAACAACACAACTAAATTTTCACTT is from Zunongwangia endophytica and encodes:
- a CDS encoding TolC family protein, producing MKMTFFSAITIDRRFEYSTGFIKSLIGVFAMISVVSCKVGEEYTRPEFKEDISAEYYSGEKDLDSVETDSLNLAEIDTDTIPMSEIPWKEYIEDSTLQSLIDTALVNNIDLKKAMKNMQIGMEELAQSKANFFPSLNARPADYRRDYYSENYNNYGSNRSRRNHGENPPSSLYTERLEYSSALQANWELDLWGKLRWQKEAARAEFMKSKEFKNAVQTSLIAEVASTYFNLVMLKSQIEVARKNYALNDSTLNIVQLQYDAGESTSLAIQQTKSQKLKAKTLIPQLERQYVIMENKLNGLLGRSPRSINIETSFEDIEFQKRYDKGIPLELIKNRPDVAMSEYELIAANADAGVANALRYPSLTIGASAGLNSFKLDEFLDPVSSGFALLNGAIFQPIFNNRKLKTNYNVARTQKEIAQLDFKDHLIEAIADVSNSLAKMDKLKEEYNIAEERIEVTQKGLKDAGMLFRGGYANYLEVLTAQSDALESELNLINIKKQLLIANVELYRNLGGGWQ
- a CDS encoding dihydroxyacetone kinase subunit DhaK, coding for MKFFINKPEDAVNESIEGLLTDPKLTKLDTFPEVRVVTRKEIDKSKVAIISGGGSGHEPMHAGFVAKGMLTAAVCGDIFASPSVDAVLAAILAVSGDKGCLLVIKNYTGDRLNFGLAAEQARAMGHKVETVIVGDDIALGTDTQQRGLAGTLLVHKVSGQLAEEGKSLEEVLKAAKKVAESAVSIGLSLTEGQKFNNPEESRLDDSEAELGLGIHGEPGVDVIKMDKADALIKKALAELKKYLSDEDEKYVLLFNNLGSVTPLEMNLLVHSFDKTDLASKVKYLVGPTAMTTSLNMNGFSITLLKLDEEIEKALLETTETPEWRIREYAKPSSIKSPELPKKMQFEPSENEHNKKVVQEISAHLIEMEKEMNDLDEKVGDGDAGSTFAGAGKKFKSISDELPYASLPELFTTIGRVLARETGGSSGVLLSMLFTKAGSSLEDDDNVGKALLNGLEKMKSYGGAEKGDRTMIDAMQPAFEALSEGKSMDKAAEAARKGADETANITNTKSGRSSYLSESSLEGIPDPGAEMVARVFEKLVKIL
- a CDS encoding DUF6660 family protein: MKIIGIILAVLFLSLSFLPCSDAASDSEERTYVVESHSDHDGAADLCTPFCYCQCCHNHMMTYNLPSFEISNPSVLSTHFGYLITTSSAFTDHFIPPPQV
- a CDS encoding efflux RND transporter permease subunit: MFKKIVKRPVLTLVITIILLIAGAASITSLPVERFPEIAPPSVSVQVYYPGGNAETVAKSVLLPIEEAINGTENMSYANSTATNSGRGRVTVYFKPGTDPDLAAVDIQNRISTITSMIPQEVTEAGISVTKRMKGSIMTINIYSDDPTYDETFLNAFTRINIRRELKRVDGLAQASILRQRDYAMRIWLNPQKMASYQLTPRDVYDQIQDQNFEAAPGKFGENSEELFEIIMKHDGRFNQPEDYENLVIKTKDETVLHLRDIARVEFGASNYTSENRLDGKPSVTIDIVQQNGANAMEIDGKIREILEQQSRLFPEDVHYEITYSVRDQIDESMSQVEHTLVEAFILVFLVVFIFLQDFRATLITAISIPASLLGTFFFLNIIGASMNVLSMFSLVLAIGIVVDDAIVVMEAIHEKMTHHNMPVKEAVRSAMDEITGAIISITVVIAAVFLPVGFLSGPVGVFYQEFAYTIIFAVLISAINALTLTPVLSKIFFAGKNKNKEKRGMAKAVSNYRHYRKAKILRNKGFRKFDNFFDRFTKKYLGIVRWTLGHKWIGLGALALIIGATVFLSKITPSGFIPTEDDNFLILSMKMPEGSSLHRTNVALRKADSILQQQPAVKGVNTVSGFNVVDNANSPSSGLAYIQLKSAHDRGEIQEIKPVIKNLLSKLNDIPETDFNMYPRPTIQGFGNFDGVQFMLQDRADGDLGEFGQIVNEFINTLNNQESVENAFTSFNPNFPQYRLDIDYEKAKSMGVSVKDMMFTIQSYFGRVQPGDFNRFSRQYGVYMQSDIQFRESPESFNSIFVKNDLGDMVPVNTIVKLKQTYGPEVVNRYNLYNAAKINVTPAEGYSTGDVMNMIEELTEEKLPATLSYEWTSMSLEEKNSGGDTIIVFIIIILLVYFILASQYESFLLPLAVMLSLPVGIFGVFTAINLAGIDNNIYVQIGIIMLIGLLAKNAILIVEFVAQKRRAGFTAFDAVVEASALRIRPIIMTSLAFTVGLVPLMFAEGSSAQGNHSVSIGTAGGMISGIVLGIFIIPLLAYVFQILHDKMNLERYAD
- a CDS encoding efflux RND transporter periplasmic adaptor subunit, producing the protein MKNKYNLSVLNRFTLIVFSFVLLSLHSCKEEEKEDEGLPLPVISLQEQNASKGFEYIGSIEGVETVEIRPQVDGILEEIYVDEGDFVEKGQDLFKVNSQPYMEDYKNARANVALERAKVEKAKSDLERLQPLIDNEVISEVRKKSVEADYQVALSSLQRAQAQAANMRINLDFTTIKAPVSGFMGRIPKSPGNVVKQTDEKPLTVLSKVDDIYVYFSMSESDYLYYERAKNDTLSNKMNSKVKLVLADESVYEYSGQIDANSGQIDKTTGSITLRARFQNPDTLLRSGNTGKILMEEIYPNAILVPQSATTFIQDKKFVFILDENNIAQRREIITKGRSGDNYIVSAESLSPDDRIVLSGLDKLANGIKVKPIERGRLLSQLQ